From a single Mus caroli chromosome X, CAROLI_EIJ_v1.1, whole genome shotgun sequence genomic region:
- the LOC110287269 gene encoding eukaryotic peptide chain release factor GTP-binding subunit ERF3B, with product MDLGSSSDSAPDCWDQVDMEAPGSAPSGDGIAPAAMAAAEAAEAEAQRKHLSLAFSSQLNIHAKPFVPSVSAAEFVPSFLPGSAQPPAPTASSCDETCIGGAGEPEGKGMEWGAPVEPSKDGPLVSWEGSSSAVTMELSEPVVENGEVEMALEESWELKEVSEAKPEASLGDAGPPEESVKEVMEEKEEVRKSKSVVIPSGAPKKEHVNVVFIGHVDAGKSTIGGQIMFLTGMVDRRTLEKYEREAKEKNRETWYLSWALDTNQEERDKGKTVEVGRAYFETEKKHFTILDAPGHKSFVPNMIGGASQADLAVLVISARKGEFETGFEKGGQTREHAMLAKTAGVKYLIVLINKMDDPTVDWSSERYEECKEKLVPFLKKVGFSPKKDIHFMPCSGLTGANIKEQSDFCPWYTGLPFIPYLDSLPNFNRSIDGPIRLPIVDKYKDMGTVVLGKLESGSIFKGQQLVMMPNKHSVEVLGIISDDAETDFVAPGENLKIRLKGIEEEEILPGFILCEPSNLCHSGRTFDVQIVIIEHKSIICPGYNAVLHIHTCIEEVEITALISLVDKKSGEKSKTRPRFVKQDQVCIARLRTAGTICLETFKDFPQMGRFTLRDEGKTIAIGKVLKLVPEKD from the coding sequence ATGGATCTCGGCAGCAGCAGCGACTCggctcccgactgctgggatcaGGTGGACATGGAAGCCCCGGGTTCGGCTCCGAGCGGGGATGGAATCGCCCCCGCAGCCATGGCAGCGGCTGAGGCCGCGGAAGCCGAGGCCCAGCGCAAGCATCTCAGCTTGGCCTTCAGCAGTCAGCTCAACATCCACGCCAAACCTTTCGTGCCTAGCGTAAGCGCAGCGGAGTTCGTGCCGTCCTTCCTGCCTGGATCGGCCCAGCCGCCCGCCCCCACAGCCTCCAGCTGCGACGAAACCTGCATTGGTGGCGCCGGGGAGCCTGAAGGTAAAGGGATGGAATGGGGAGCACCTGTGGAACCTTCCAAAGATGGCCCTTTAGTGTCGTGGGAGGGTTCCAGTTCAGCTGTTACCATGGAACTTTCAGAACCTGTTGTAGAAAACGGAGAGGTGGAGATGGCCCTAGAAGAATCTTGGGAGCTTAAAGAAGTGAGTGAAGCAAAGCCTGAGGCTTCTTTGGGAGATGCAGGGCCCCCAGAAGAAAGTGTCAAGGAAgtgatggaggagaaagaggaagtaaGGAAATCAAAATCTGTGGTCATACCATCAGGTGCACCTAAGAAAGAACACGTAAATGTGGTCTTCATTGggcatgtggatgctggcaaGTCAACCATTGGAGGACAAATAATGTTTTTGACAGGAATGGTTGACAGAAGGACACTTGAGAAATACGAACGAGAAGCTAAGGAGAAGAATAGAGAGACCTGGTACTTGTCCTGGGCCTTAGATACAAACCAGGAAGAACGAGACAAGGGTAAAACAGTGGAAGTGGGCCGTGCGTATTTTGAAACGGAAAAGAAGCACTTCACAATCCTAGATGCCCCTGGCCACAAGAGTTTTGTCCCAAATATGATTGGCGGTGCCTCTCAAGCCGATTTAGCTGTGCTGGTGATCTCTGCCAGGAAAGGGGAATTTGAGACTGGATTTGAAAAAGGTGGACAGACAAGAGAACATGCAATGCTGGCCAAAACAGCAGGGGTAAAATACTTAATAGTGCTTATTAATAAGATGGATGACCCCACAGTAGATTGGAGCAGTGAGCGATATGAAGAATGTAAAGAAAAACTGGTGCCCTTTTTGAAAAAAGTTGGTTTCAGTCCAAAAAAGGACATTCACTTTATGCCCTGCTCAGGACTGACTGGAGCAAATATTAAAGAGCAATCTGATTTCTGTCCTTGGTACACCGGATTACCATTTATTCCATATTTGGATAGTTTGCCAAACTTCAACAGATCAATTGATGGGCCAATTAGGTTGCCAATTGTGGATAAGTACAAGGATATGGGCACTGTGGTCCTGGGTAAGCTGGAATCAGGATCCATTTTTAAAGGCCAGCAGCTTGTGATGATGCCAAACAAGCACAGTGTGGAAGTTCTAGGAATAATTTCTGATGATGCCGAGACTGACTTTGTAGCTCCAGGTGAAAACCTCAAAATCAGACTGAAAGGGATTGAAGAGGAAGAGATTCTTCCGGGCTTCATACTTTGTGAACCCAGTAATCTTTGCCATTCCGGACGCACATTTGATGTTCAGATAGTGATTATTGAGCACAAGTCTATCATCTGCCCAGGTTATAATGCGGTGCTTCACATTCATACTTGTATTGAGGAGGTGGAAATAACAGCCTTGATCTCCTTGGTAGACAAAAAGTCAGGAGAAAAAAGCAAGACACGGCCCCGCTTTGTGAAGCAAGATCAAGTGTGCATTGCCCGGTTAAGGACAGCAGGAACTATCTGCCTGGAGACATTTAAAGATTTTCCTCAGATGGGACGTTTTACCTTAAGAGATGAGGGTAAAACAATTGCCATTGGAAAAGTTCTGAAGCTGGTCCCAGAGAAGGACTAA